In the genome of Microcoleus vaginatus PCC 9802, the window CGGTTGTATGTAACTCCTATACAGTCTCTTGACATCTGAGTCAGGTTTTTTCGCTCACTTTCTCCCAATAATCCCCCTAAATAGTGCTTAAACCCTGTTTTTTGGGCTTGATGGCTAAAAACATCGTCAAAACGACGACACCATCGATCGAAGCATGGTGGCATGGCGCTAGGAGTTGTTTCTTTCATTGCGCGTTTTTGACGTAAAAAGCTTAACCTGACTACATTATACTATTTTTAGCACAATTTTTTTGTTTAAGTCCCGCTATTGCTGAGAGTTGCATTCTTTTTTTAAACTGTTGTCAGTTGGGCGCTTGAGCTGACGAAACGAGAAGCAAATGCCGATCGCGACTTATAGTTAAGGAATCAGGGGATGCAGAAAAAATGCCGAGAAACCGGGTTTGCATAAAGGTTCGCTGCAATAACAGATGTCCGCGAGATTCCTCGCTAATTAGCTAGACGCGCCACATATGCCACAGATTCACTATCTGCCGGACGATCGCACGATCGAGATAGACGACGACGATATAATTCTGGAAGCTTCGCTGCGTGCAGGCATTCCCCACACCCACATCTGCGGCGGTAGTGCCCGGTGTTCGACTTGCCGGGTATTAGTTGTCGAAGGTTTAGAATTTTGTTCTCCGCGCACTTCGCCGGAAGAGGAGCTCGCGAAAAAATTGCGCCTAGAACCGGAAATTAGGCTAGCTTGTCAGACACAGGTTGCAGGTGGCAAGGTGATTTTGCGCCGACTGGCGATCGATTCTGAAGACTTGGAATCATTTAACGACGAAATGGCAGGAAAGTTGATTTCTGCTCCTGTGGGTCAAGAGAAAAAAATTGCAATTTTGTTTGCAGATATTCGAGGGTTTACGGCGTTTGCAGAATCGCTGTTACCCTATGATGTAATTTATATTTTAAATCGCTATTTCCAAAAAATGGGTTATGCGATCAACCGCAACGGCGGGATGATTAATAATTATATGGGAGATGGTTTTATGGCTCTGTTTGGGTTGGAAAACTCAGACAAGGCGGCGGAACAAGCGGTGAGGGCTGGGGTGGAGATGCTGGAGGAACTAGAGAAACTCAATCCCTATTTTGAGACTTTATACCGTCATCGTTTGCGGATCGGGATTGGTATTCACTGCGGTTTGGTGGTTGTGGGAAATTTGGGGGCGTCGAAAAATCAGACGGTGACGGCGATCGGAGATGCGGTGAATTTTGCCAGCCGGATTGAAGCTGCGAACAAGCAAGTAGGAACAAGTTTACTGATTTCCGAGGATACTTATCAGGAAGTGAAAGAATTGGCGATCGTCAATCAGTGCGTATCAGTGCAAATTCCGGGAAAAAGTGGCGAATATCCGCTCTATGAAGTAGTGGGGATGCCGCCGCTGCCCGTGGAAATCGAAGATTTTTCTGAGGTAAGGAAAGTTTCTATTTGGCAATTTTTTGTCAATAAGTTGCTGGCTTTGTATGCTGCGCTGTACAATTGGATTAGGAAAATTTGGCGTCAAATCAAAAAACTCTAGAGCAACTTCTTTTAATTTTGTGATGCCATCGATAATAGGAATATTCCCAAGTCAATAGTTCGCGTTTTTGTAATGCTCCCGAACCGCCAGATGGGGGTACAACTGCGAGATAACATTGCCGGTATTGCCAGTCAAGGAATGCTTTCTACTTTTGGTGGTGGCGTGGACATTGGAGAAACTTCACAGCAGGCAGCAGTGCGAGAAATAGAGGAAGAAACTGGCCTCACAATCAACTATTACACAATGAAATTTATCGCAACTTTTACTCACCAAAAGACCAAAAATGATAGAAAAATTTTACAAAAAAACCACCTATTTTTGGCGAAAGTGAGCGATTGTGATAAAAGAGAAATCAAAGAAGGTGTGGGTTTGGTAGTTTTGAGAAAAGATGTAGACTTTGAAAAAGTCAACGCAGGTGATGGTACTCAAATGGCTTGGAAATTGTTGCAGGAATATTTAAAATAAAAAGTCACACCCGGTCTTGAACCCCCGAGGGACTGAAACTTTATTTAATAGAGAACTTCTTTACTATGTTGTCAAATACGAACTCAGAGTACCAATCATTATTAAAACGAGCGATTGCGCTCGCAGCCAAAGCTCATGAGGGGCAGGTTGATAAAGCAGGCAATCCGTATCTCGATCATCCGCTATTTGTGATGGAAAATGTAAATTCTCTAGAGGAGAAAATCGTAGCGGTTCTACACGATGCGGTCGAAGATTCGGAACTTACACTTGAGCAACTTAGAAGCGAAGGTTTTCCTGAAGCTCTAGTCTCGGCGATCGCGGCGATTACAAAAATAGAAGGAGAAGCTTATCCAGCTTATTTAGAACGTGTGATTGCCAACCCAATCGCACTGCAAGTCAAAATCGCTGATGTTACTCATAATCTCGATATTAGTCGCATCGCCAATCCCACAGAAGCCGATTTTCAACGCATTGCAAAATACAAAAAAGTCCTCAATCAGTTGTGTGCAGCTTTAAAGTAATTATTTTTTATTAAATAAAGTAAAAATAGGTAAATTCAGCCTAATTAATTTCAGTTCAAATACGCTAAGAGACATAAATTTAACCGCAGATATCCGCGTTCATAGTGGCACAGGTATCTTGCCTGGGCGATATCTGATATCTACGGTTAAAAAAATCCTCCAATCTAAGCCATCACCATCCCCCCATCCACATTAAAAACCTGCCCCGTTATATAAGCCGCCGCCGCATCCGCCGCCAAAAATTTCACCATTCCCGCAACTTCCTCAACTTCCCCATATCTCCCCAGCGGAATATACTTCAAAATCTCATCAGACTTGACATCTTTAGTCATATCTGTAGTGATAAAACCCGGTGCAACCGCATTCACAGTAATCCCGCGACTGGCCAACTCTTTGGCCACAGTTTTAGTAAACCCAATTACCCCAGCCTTTGCCGCACTGTAATTAGCTTGTCCGGGATTGCCCATTTGCCCAGCAACCGAAGCAATATTAATAATTCGGCCGCTTCGCTGTTTCAGCATGATTTTACTCGCAGCTTTCGCACACAAAAACACGCCGGTTAGATTCAAATCAATTACCGCTTGCCAATCTTCCAACTTCATCCGCAACAGCAAAGTATCGCGAGTAATGCCTGCATTGTTCACCAAAATGTCAATCCGTCCCCATTTTTCCATGACATTACTGGTGAGTAAATCTACTTGGTCAGTTTTCGAGACATCTGCTGCAAGTGCCACAGCTTCTCCTCCAGCAGCGACTATTTCTGCTACCACCTCATCAGCAGCAGCACTCGAACTCGCATAGTTGACGGCGACTTTAGCGCCTTCTGCTGCTAGTGTTAAAGCGACGGCGCGACCGATTCCCCGCGACGCACCGGTCACGACAGCAACTTGACCCCGCAATCTCTGAAAAGTCTCTGGTAATAATTCCATAATTGTATCCTCGCAATCTACCAGAGAATTTTGCACTAAAATCGAGCCAGAACCCAAAAAATTATTTTGTCTTATGGCAGTTCAAAAACAGTTCAGCAGTTTTGAAGAGTTACTATCGGGCTCCGATTTGCCGGTGTTGGTAGATTTTTACGCTACTTGGTGCGGGCCTTGTCAGATGATGGCACCGATTTTGGAGCAAGTGAGTGGTCAGATGAAAGACAAGCTGATGGTTGTCAAAATTGACACGGATAAGTACGAACACTTGGCGTCGCAGCATCACATTTATGCTTTGCCGACTTTGGTGCTGTTCAAAAATGGCGCTGAGGTCGATCGCATTGAGGGAGTTATGCAACCGGCGCAGTTGATCGATCGACTGCAACCTCACTTGTAGCACGAGCCAATTATCTCACGCATAGGGTGTGTCAGCTCATATCTGATTAATTATGAATAAGATAATCGTAGTTGACGCACCCTACTTTTGACATACTCAGGTAGCTAAGGTCAGGAAGTCGCCTACCTGCCTCGCCTACAAAACCGGACTTGAGACTTTCACCTCATCCGGCTCCTCAGTGACTTGGGTAACTGTCTATACTACCCCCAGCCAAACCATCTTTGGCTGTTTTTACATCGTGGCAATGTTTGTGTAAGAGCTGAAGATTGGTATATTCATCCCTACCACCTTTGGAACGGGGGATTTTATGGTCGATTTCCCATTTATCTTCAACTCCGAAAATCAATCCGCAATGGTTACATTTACCCCTTTGACTCTTCATTAGAGTTGCCTCCTTTGTTGAGATTTCAGGGTGTTTTCCCCTTCTTGTACTCCAGTAAACCAGGTTTCCGTCGTATGGAGACGATTCGCCTTTAACTTTCACATGGCGGACTATTGGAGTCTCGCTATGCGTTCTTAACCGCATTAAGTTTTCACTTTTTGCATTGGTTGCGAATACCCAGTTATTACCGCCAATGGTCTTCCAATATCTATTGAT includes:
- a CDS encoding adenylate/guanylate cyclase domain-containing protein translates to MPQIHYLPDDRTIEIDDDDIILEASLRAGIPHTHICGGSARCSTCRVLVVEGLEFCSPRTSPEEELAKKLRLEPEIRLACQTQVAGGKVILRRLAIDSEDLESFNDEMAGKLISAPVGQEKKIAILFADIRGFTAFAESLLPYDVIYILNRYFQKMGYAINRNGGMINNYMGDGFMALFGLENSDKAAEQAVRAGVEMLEELEKLNPYFETLYRHRLRIGIGIHCGLVVVGNLGASKNQTVTAIGDAVNFASRIEAANKQVGTSLLISEDTYQEVKELAIVNQCVSVQIPGKSGEYPLYEVVGMPPLPVEIEDFSEVRKVSIWQFFVNKLLALYAALYNWIRKIWRQIKKL
- a CDS encoding NUDIX domain-containing protein, yielding MLPNRQMGVQLRDNIAGIASQGMLSTFGGGVDIGETSQQAAVREIEEETGLTINYYTMKFIATFTHQKTKNDRKILQKNHLFLAKVSDCDKREIKEGVGLVVLRKDVDFEKVNAGDGTQMAWKLLQEYLK
- a CDS encoding bifunctional (p)ppGpp synthetase/guanosine-3',5'-bis(diphosphate) 3'-pyrophosphohydrolase — translated: MLSNTNSEYQSLLKRAIALAAKAHEGQVDKAGNPYLDHPLFVMENVNSLEEKIVAVLHDAVEDSELTLEQLRSEGFPEALVSAIAAITKIEGEAYPAYLERVIANPIALQVKIADVTHNLDISRIANPTEADFQRIAKYKKVLNQLCAALK
- the fabG gene encoding 3-oxoacyl-[acyl-carrier-protein] reductase → MELLPETFQRLRGQVAVVTGASRGIGRAVALTLAAEGAKVAVNYASSSAAADEVVAEIVAAGGEAVALAADVSKTDQVDLLTSNVMEKWGRIDILVNNAGITRDTLLLRMKLEDWQAVIDLNLTGVFLCAKAASKIMLKQRSGRIINIASVAGQMGNPGQANYSAAKAGVIGFTKTVAKELASRGITVNAVAPGFITTDMTKDVKSDEILKYIPLGRYGEVEEVAGMVKFLAADAAAAYITGQVFNVDGGMVMA
- the trxA gene encoding thioredoxin, which produces MAVQKQFSSFEELLSGSDLPVLVDFYATWCGPCQMMAPILEQVSGQMKDKLMVVKIDTDKYEHLASQHHIYALPTLVLFKNGAEVDRIEGVMQPAQLIDRLQPHL